The following are encoded together in the Syngnathus typhle isolate RoL2023-S1 ecotype Sweden linkage group LG5, RoL_Styp_1.0, whole genome shotgun sequence genome:
- the ift81 gene encoding intraflagellar transport protein 81 homolog: protein MSEQLKFIVEQLNKDPFRKNFNLITFDSLEPMQLLQILNDVLAEVDPKQALDIREEMPEQTAKRMCTLLGMLKYKPPGNQSELSNFRQGLVVGSKPAVHPILHWLLQRVPELKKRAYLARFLVKLDVPAEFLADDVISDTYHQYEELVEGFKTNHKECEQLRTSGFSTAEIRRDISAMEEEKGPLIKRVERLKKRVESVSNHQQMLEQARQLRIEKKREEHLAHQKQEQKNQLFQAEQRLQRLQQQLKDMRQAAADSSPDSLMKRLEEEIKINSYMVSEKLPKELEILRRTVQYLQKVASEPAMGHGDLLELGNKIKEVDSQINQLIEKKMMRSDPIDDKLTLYRQQASIIIRKKEAKAEELQEAREELAAAERELKHRTNQALASDGEEIIRGDELKRLVVKLRSKGTVYKKKRQEIAELKAEYGVLQRTEEILKQRHEAVQEKLQTVEAEKGISGYSNTQEELERMSAIKSELDEKKGRKLGDMSEMAKQLNSQIAEKKSALAPIIKELRSLRQQCQVLNQEYEEKKSQYESCAAGLESNRSKLEQEVKALREETAQEENRYHYINCKSEVIEMQIQRAAEEMKAYVSSDVQEKKKAIREVYMKNIAEQELLGKKLREKQKLVRESHTTNMEQMKMWQDLAQLMECKRQCFIRVQSEASVGQVIQEGGEDRLVL, encoded by the exons ATGAGCGAGCAACTAAAATTTATTGTCGAACAACTGAACAAAGATCCGTTTCGGAAAAACTTTAATCTAATCACGTTTGACTCCCTCGAACCGATGCAGCTGCTCCAGATTTTAAATGACGTTTTAGCTGAAGTAGACCCAAAG CAAGCTCTTGATATTCGCGAGGAAATGCCCGAACAAACCGCCAAGAGAATGTGTACTCTACTTGGAATGCTGAAATACAAACCACCTGGCAACCAATCAGAGCT GAGCAACTTCAGACAGGGTCTTGTGGTTGGCAGCAAACCTGCTGTTCATCCCATCCTTCACTGGCTTCTGCAGAGGGTCCCAGAACTAAAGAAGAGAGCTTACTTGGCTCGCTTTCTTGTCAAACTTGATGTTCCTGCAGAATTTTTGGCGGATGATGTCATCAGTGATACATATCACCAG TATGAAGAACTGGTGGAAGGATTTAAGACCAACCATAAGGAATGTGAGCAGCTCAGGACATCAGGGTTTTCCACAGCAGAAATCAGAagg GACATCAGTGCAATGGAGGAAGAGAAGGGTCCACTTATTAAACGTGTGGAAAGGTTGAAGAAGCGG GTGGAGTCAGTGTCCAACCATCAGCAGATGCTGGAGCAGGCCAGACAGCTGAGAATTGAGAAGAAGCGAGAGGAACATTTGGCCCACCAGAAGCAAGAACAAAAGAACCAA CTTTTTCAGGCAGAGCAGAGGCTGCAGAGGTTGCAGCAACAGTTAAAGGACATGCGGCAGGCTGCAGCTGATTCCAGTCCAGATA GCTTAATGAAAAGGCTCGAGGAGGAGATCAAGATCAACTCGTACATGGTCTCTGAAAAACTCCCCAAAGAGTTGGAGATCCTCCGACGTACAGTTCAGTACCTTCAGAAAGTGGCATCAGAGCCCGCCATGGGTCACGGTGATCTCCTTGAGCTGGGGAACAAG attaaGGAAGTTGACTCTCAGATAAATCAGTTGATTGAGAAGAAGATGATGAGAAGCGACCCTATAGATGACAAGCTGACTCTATACAGGCAGCAG GCCTCCATCATCATCCGTAAGAAGGAAGCAAAAGCTGAAGAGCTGCAGGAAGCAAGGGAGGAGTTAGCGGCTGCAGAGCGAGAATTGAAACATAGGACAAACCAGGCACTGGCCTCCGATGGGGAAGAGATCATCCGGGGTGATGAG CTGAAACGTTTGGTGGTGAAACTGCGAAGCAAGGGTACAGTTTACAAGAAGAAACGTCAGGAAATTGCAGAGCTGAAGGCTGAGTATGGCGTTCTACAACGGACCGAGGAGATTCTCAAGCAGAGGCATGAGGCTGTCCAAGAGAAACTG CAAACTGTGGAAGCTGAGAAGGGTATCTCCGGCTACAGCAATACTCAGGAGGAACTCGAGAGGATGTCAGCCATCAAGAGCGAGCTAGATGAAAAGAAGGGCCGCAAACTGGGTGACATGTCTGAAATG GCGAAGCAATTAAATTCACAGATAGCGGAGAAGAAGTCGGCTCTTGCTCCAATTATCAAGGAGCTGAGGTCATTGAGGCAGCAGTGTCAG GTTTTAAATCAGGAATATGAAGAAAAGAAATCCCAATATGAAAGTTGTGCTGCTGGTCTGGAGAGTAACAGGTCAAAATTGGAGCAG GAGGTGAAAGCGTTGAGAGAGGAGACGGCACAGGAGGAAAATCGATATCATTACATCAACTGCAAGTCTGAG GTCATTGAGATGCAAATACAGCGGGCGGCTGAGGAGATGAAGGCCTACGTGTCCTCTGATGTCCAGGAGAAGAAAAAGGCCATCAG GGAAGTGTACATGAAGAACATTGCAGAGCAGGAGCTACTTGGCAAG AAGTTGCGTGAGAAACAGAAGCTGGTGAGGGAGAGCCACACTACTAACATGGAGCAGATGAAGATGTGGCAAGACTTGGCACAACTGATGGAGTGCAAGAGGCAGTGCTTCATAAGAGTGCAAAGCGAGGCATCTGTCGGTCAGGTCATCCAAGAAGGTGGAGAGGATAGGCTGGTGCTGTGA